One window of the Equus caballus isolate H_3958 breed thoroughbred chromosome 2, TB-T2T, whole genome shotgun sequence genome contains the following:
- the KLF18 gene encoding Kruppel-like factor 18: MDPTIEDLLQLSGNSKEISTDSFLQTLEEIEECLQDFSETHKARTPAVPEPQLYIPPTACGEDSQRESTQSQVMTSLKPTMMISACSSIPGIVLVQYSMPPPVKALDMPLGDLSEIFPMEQVISFDQRKPTANSQMTDVTDTPKTSFTDCQKITITASKMTIPNECSQMKTLSDDQTLFGGQMTFSGDQILTEHHTVTSGCDQTLNGREMTTLCEEQIHTLSDDQVLYKGQMKTLSGDQTLYGGQMTFSGDQTLYGGQMTFNGDQTLYGGQMTFSGDQILHGGQMKALNDDQNFYSSQMTFVGDQTLHGGQMKTLSNDQNLGGNQMTALKGGFTMTFVGNQTFTGSQMTTYSGDQTFCGGQVMTFSCDQTLYGGQMMPLKRDYMTAFPDDHTLSGGHMMPHQSSSLPYPGFLYFSNSHLIQGQSLEKQKWNLKSRRHQFQKNSDILKPYACTYQDCGKSYTKPSHLRIHERTHTGEKPYECNVKGCTWKFSRSDELNRHKRKHSGERPYWCTKCHRTFARSDHLKQHERVHR; the protein is encoded by the exons ATG GATCCCACAATTGAAGATCTACTTCAACTATCAGGCAATAGCAAAGAGATTTCCACGGACTCTTTCCTTCAGACATTGGAGGAAATTGAGGAGTGTCTCCAGGACTTCTCTGAGACACATAAGGCAAGAACCCCAGCTGTACCAGAGCCACAGCTCTATATACCTCCGACTGCATGTGGTGAGGACAGCCAACGGGAGTCAACCCAGAGCCAGGTAATGACTTCCCTGAAGCCCACAATGATGATTTCTGCTTGTTCTAGCATCCCTGGGATAGTCCTTGTCCAGTACTCAATGCCACCCCCTGTTAAAGCCCTTGATATGCCCCTTGGAGACCTAAGTGAGATTTTTCCCATGGAGCAGGTGATCTCCTTTGATCAgagaaaacccacagcaaattCCCAGATGACAGATGTCACTGACACCCCAAAGACATCATTCACTGATTGCCAAAAGATAACCATCACTGCAAGCAAGATGACGATCCCCAATGAATGTAGCCAGATGAAGACCCTCAGTGATGACCAGACCCTCTTTGGAGGCCAGATGACCTTCAGTGGGGACCAGATCCTCACTGAGCACCATACAGTGACTTCCGGTTGTGACCAGACCCTAAATGGAAGAGAGATGACAACCCTATGTGAAGAGCAGATACATACCCTCAGTGATGACCAGGTTCTCTATAAAGGGCAGATGAAGACCCTCAGTGGTGACCAGACCCTCTATGGAGGCCAGATGACCTTCAGTGGGGACCAGACCCTCTATGGAGGCCAGATGACCTTCAATGGGGACCAGACCCTCTATGGAGGCCAGATGACCTTCAGTGGGGACCAGATCCTTCATGGGGGCCAGATGAAAGCCCTCAATGATGACCAGAACTTCTATAGCAGCCAGATGACCTTCGTTGGGGACCAGACCCTCCATGGGGGCCAGATGAAAACCCTCAGTAATGACCAGAACCTCGGTGGAAACCAGATGACAGCTCTTAAAGGGGGCTTCACAATGACCTTTGTTGGCAACCAGACCTTCACTGGCAGCCAGATGACAACATACAGTGGTGACCAGACCTTCTGTGGGGGCCAAGTGATGACTTTCAGTTGTGACCAGACCCTCTATGGGGGTCAGATGATGCCCCTTAAGAGGGACTATATGACAGCTTTCCCTGATGACCACACTCTCTCTGGAGGCCATATGATGCCACATCAATCGTCATCATTGCCATACCCAGGATTCCTGTACTTTTCAAATTCCCATTTGATCCAAGGACAATCTCTAGAAAAGCAGAAGTGGAACCTCAAGTCCCGGAGACATCAGTTCCAGAAGAATTCTGACATTTTGAAGCCCTACGCCTGCACATACCAGGACTGTGGGAAATCGTATACAAAGCCTTCCCACCTCCGAATCCATGAGCGCACACACACTG GGGAGAAGCCCTACGAATGCAATGTGAAGGGATGCACGTGGAAATTCTCCCGTTCGGATGAGCTCAACAGACACAAGAGAAAGCACAGTGGGGAGCGACCCTACTGGTGTACTAAATGCCACAGGACTTTTGCACGGTCTGATCACTTAAAGCAGCATGAAAGAGTTCATAGATGA